A window of the Corythoichthys intestinalis isolate RoL2023-P3 chromosome 6, ASM3026506v1, whole genome shotgun sequence genome harbors these coding sequences:
- the LOC130917750 gene encoding extracellular calcium-sensing receptor-like: MIGGIFPIFEKEIGSTSTFQHTPSGVECIGFDLRAFRWTQVMTFAIEEINKNTTLLPNISLGYRILNSCASPTNTLRAALTLAGGMEEREPGSSCLPAISALIAESGSSQSLAVAGTLGPFQVPIVSYFSTCACLSDKSKYPTFFRTIPSDYFQAKALAALVKRFGWRWIGAIQSDNDYGRHGVLAFKEEVEKFGVCVAFVGTILRTYSLEKIKAVVEIIKQSSVKVILAFAPGSDFYPIMKEVVKQNITGIQWIASEAWITALRLSTPEIYRAFGGALGFVVHKMEIPKLKPFLTGISPYADTSTAFVGEFWKIMVGCKAVVPGDQIKNPNEICTGNETLMNSQDVFFNVTELRVSYNVYKAVYAIAHALHHLLFCNTANEKPARPCLNVADIQAKQVTYHLQRVKFKNQFGDTVYFDENGDPPASYDLINWQLRDGKVKHVTVGHFISTENGNYELSIQEEEILWRTDKMVPISVCSEQCPVGTRKAPIKGEPICCFDCIPCAAGTIANQTGAADCTPCAKEFWSNQKRDKCVPKTTEFLAYDEPMGIALTAVSLLGASLSLSIMLIFIYYRQTPVIKASNSELSIFLLFSLFLCFLCPLTFIGRPEARVCMLRHTAFGVTFALCISCVLGKTIVVVTAFKASFPGSKVAGKFGPMQQRIIVCTCTLVQILICVLWLKLSPPFPVMVFRYSNKIILECNTGSEAAFYAVLGYIGFLSVICLVLAFLARKLPDNFNEAKFISFSMLIFCAVWVTFIPAYVGSPGKFTVAVEIFAILSSAFGLLFSIFAPKCYIILIRPEKNTKKHVMGKMLTTGP, from the exons ATGATAGGGGGCATTTTcccaatatttgaaaaagagatAGGCAGCACCTCAACATTTCAGCACACCCCATCTGGAGTCGAATGTATAGG GTTTGATCTGCGAGCTTTTAGATGGACTCAAGTGATGACATTCGCAATTGAAGAGatcaacaaaaatacaaccCTATTACCGAACATATCACTGGGGTACAGGATTCTCAACTCATGTGCATCGCCCACTAACACTTTACGTGCTGCTCTAACACTAGCTGGTGGAATGGAGGAGAGAGAACCGGGCTCATCTTGTCTCCCGGCAATATCTGCCCTCATAGCTGAGTCTGGATCTTCTCAGTCTCTTGCTGTAGCAGGGACACTTGGACCATTCCAAGTCCCAATT GTGAGTTACTTCTCAACATGTGCCTGTTTAAGTGACAAGTCAAAGTATCCTACATTTTTTCGAACAATTCCCAGTGACTATTTTCAGGCAAAAGCTTTGGCCGCCCTGGTCAAACGCTTCGGTTGGCGTTGGATTGGAGCCATACAGTCAGACAATGACTACGGACGTCATGGTGTCCTCGCCTTTAAAGAAGAGGTTGAAAAGTTTGGGGTTTGTGTGGCTTTTGTCGGGACAATTCTGCGCACATACTCTTTGGAAAAAATCAAGGCAGTTGTAGAAATAATTAAACAATCAAGTGTTAAAGTTATTCTTGCTTTTGCACCCGGGAGTGACTTTTACCCTATTATGAAAGAGGTGGTTAAACAGAACATCACAGGGATCCAGTGGATTGCCAGTGAGGCCTGGATAACAGCTCTTAGACTTTCCACCCCGGAAATTTACCGAGCTTTCGGGGGAGCCCTCGGTTTCGTGGTGCATAAAATGGAAATTCCTAAGTTGAAGCCGTTTCTAACAGGCATCAGCCCTTACGCAGATACAAGCACAGCATTTGTGGGGGAATTCTGGAAGATAATGGTAGGATGTAAAGCTGTTGTACCTGGGGatcaaattaaaaacccgaatgAAATATGCACCGGCAATGAGACATTAATGAATTcccaggatgttttcttcaatgTCACGGAGCTTAGAGTCTCATATAATGTGTACAAGGCTGTTTATGCCATTGCACATGCCCTGCACCACCTGCTTTTCTGTAACACCGCTAATGAGAAACCAGCAAGACCATGTTTGAATGTAGCAGACATTCAGGCAAAGCAG GTGACCTATCACCTCCAAAGAGTAAAATTTAAGAATCAGTTCGGTGATACTGTCTACTTCGATGAAAACGGAGACCCACCGGCTTCATATGACCTCATTAACTGGCAACTGAGAGATGGCAAGGTAAAACACGTGACAGTGGGTCACTTCATCTCGACTGAGAACGGCAACTATGAGCTCAGCATCCAGGAGGAGGAGATATTGTGGAGGACggacaaaatg GTTCCGATATCAGTATGCTCTGAACAGTGCCCAGTGGGGACCAGGAAAGCTCCAATAAAGGGGGAGcctatttgctgttttgactgTATCCCATGTGCTGCTGGCACTATTGCCAACCAAACAG GTGCAGCAGATTGCACACCCTGTGCGAAAGAGTTCTGGTCCAACCAGAAGAGGGACAAGTGTGTTCCAAAAACTACAGAATTCCTGGCGTATGACGAACCAATGGGCATAGCCCTGACTGCTGTGTCACTACTGGGTGCCTCACTGTCACTATCCATTATGCTCATCTTCATCTACTACAGACAAACGCCAGTGATCAAGGCCAGCAACTCTGAGCTGAGCATCTTCTTACTGTTTTCCCTCTTTTTGTGCTTTCTCTGCCCCCTCACGTTCATCGGCAGACCCGAGGCGCGGGTGTGCATGCTCCGCCATACGGCATTCGGAGTGACATTCGCCCTCTGCATTTCCTGCGTCCTGGGCAAGACCATTGTGGTGGTGACCGCtttcaaagcttcatttccCGGCAGCAAGGTTGCCGGAAAGTTTGGACCGATGCAACAGCGGATCATAGTTTGCACCTGCACTCTGGTCCAAATACTAATATGTGTACTTTGGCTAAAATTAAGCCCACCCTTCCCAGTCATGGTTTTCCGATATAGCAATAAGATCATTTTGGAATGCAACACTGGCTCTGAAGCTGCGTTTTACGCTGTGCTAGGTTACATAGGCTTTCTCTCAGTTATATGTTTAGTTCTGGCATTTCTTGCGAGGAAGCTTCCAGATAATTTTAATGAGGCCAAATTTATCTCATTTAGCATGTTAATATTCTGCGCTGTCTGGGTCACCTTCATTCCAGCGTACGTCGGCTCTCCCGGCAAGTTTACAGTCGCTGTTGAGATATTTGCCATTTTGTCTTCAGCATTTGGTTTACTGTTTAGCATATTTGCGCCTAAATGTTACATAATACTAATAAGGCCAGAAAAGAATACCAAAAAGCACGTAATGGGTAAAATGCTTACTACCGGTCCGtaa
- the LOC130917753 gene encoding extracellular calcium-sensing receptor-like yields the protein MLGFRHVMTMVFAVDEINRSKELLPGLTLGYRLYDNCGELVVGFSGGLSLVGGQEKQFVLQDDCVGPPPVLGIVGDSYSTFSIATSMVLGLYRMPIVSYFSTCSCLSNRKRFPSFFRTIPNDDFQVRALIQILKHFGWTWAGLLVTGDDYGVGVARAFQHQLAESGGGCLAYLEVLPWDNDTPDLQRIVNLMRTSTARVVMVFAHETHMLHLLDEVEKQNVTGLQWIASEAWSAATVLQTPRLLYYLRGTVGITIRRGEIPGLRDFLSQIRPDKHDDSEYSLVKKFWENTFHCRFAPLETGEVTCTGNENLTNVGTDFLDVSNLRPEYNIYKAVYALAHALHDLLQCVPGRGPFGGHSCATLQGLEPWQLLHYLQKVNFTTTFGDQVSFDDTGDAVRIYDVTNWQTLPDGQIKIQHVGDVKESALKGEELTLHDDKIVWGFGSKTPPQSVCSESCPPGSRMARKKSQPVCCFDCILCSEGKISNMTNSMECSSCPEDFWSSPQRDRCVPKKREFLSYHEPLGICLTSFSLLGTLICAVVLGIFIYNRSTPIVRANNSELSFLLLMSLKLCFLCSLLFIGHPRLWTCQLRHAAFGISFVLCVSCILVKTMVVLAVFRASKPGGGASLKWFGAMQQRGTIMALTCIQAVVCIAWIVSASPNPHKNMNYYKDKIVYECDIGSTLGFAVLLGYIALLAILSFLLAFMVRNLPDNFNEAKLITFSMLIFGAVWVAFIPAYINSPGNYADAVEVFAILASSFGLLVALFGPKCYIILLRPERNTKKAIMGRGTDKSHKHI from the exons ATGTTAGGCTTCAGGCACGTCATGACCATGGTCTTCGCTGTGGATGAGATCAACAGAAGCAAGGAGCTTTTGCCAGGCCTGACTCTGGGCTATCGACTTTACGACAACTGCGGCGAACTTGTGGTCGGTTTCAGTGGAGGGTTGTCACTCGTTGGGGGGCAAGAGAAGCAATTTGTGTTGCAGGACGACTGTGTGGGACCCCCTCCGGTGCTTGGAATTGTGGGTGATTCCTATTCGACATTTTCTATCGCCACGTCCATGGTGCTAGGTTTATACAGAATGCCTATT GTGAGCTACTTTTCTACTTGTTCCTGTCTGAGCAACCGGAAACGCTTCCCATCATTCTTCAGAACCATCCCAAATGACGACTTCCAG GTGCGAGCTTTGATTCAGATCCTGAAACACTTCGGTTGGACCTGGGCCGGTCTGCTGGTGACAGGTGACGATTACGGAGTAGGTGTGGCTCGCGCCTTCCAGCACCAGCTGGCTGAGTCTGGCGGCGGCTGTCTGGCCTACCTGGAAGTCCTTCCCTGGGACAACGACACACCCGACCTTCAGAGGATTGTGAACTTAATGAGGACATCAACAGCCCGCGTTGTCATGGTGTTTGCACACGAGACCCACATGCTGCATCTGTTGGATGAG GTTGAAAAGCAGAATGTGACAGGCCTGCAGTGGATAGCCAGTGAAGCCTGGTCTGCAGCCACAGTGCTGCAAACACCCCGTCTCTTGTACTACCTGAGGGGCACAGTGGGCATCACTATCCGTAGAGGAGAAATACCGGGACTCCGCGACTTCCTCTCACAAATACGCCCTGACAAACATGATGATAGTGAATACAGTCTG GTGAAAAAATTCTGGGAAAACACATTTCACTGTCGGTTCGCACCACTGGAAACGGGGGAAGTAACATGCACAGGAAACGAAAACCTTACGAATGTGGGGACAGATTTTTTGGATGTTTCGAATCTCAGACCGGAGTATAATATTTATAAGGCAGTTTACGCACTTGCCCACGCTCTACATGACCTGCTGCAGTGCGTACCTGGGAGAGGGCCTTTCGGGGGTCACAGTTGTGCTACTTTGCAGGGACTAGAGCCATGGCAG CTTCTACATTATTTGCAAAAGGTCAATTTTACCACAACTTTTGGTGACCAAGTGTCATTTGACGACACTGGTGATGCAGTACGGATATACGATGTCACAAACTGGCAAACACTGcctgatggccaaattaagatTCAGCATGTTGGGGATGTTAAGGAATCAGCACTAAAAGGCGAAGAGCTCACACTTCATGATGATAAAATTGTCTGGGGATTTGGATCCAAAACG CCTCCTCAGTCTGTGTGCAGTGAGAGTTGTCCTCCAGGTTCTCGCATGGCCAGAAAGAAAAGTCAACCTGTGTGTTGCTTTGACTGCATCCTTTGCTCCGAGGGCAAGATCAGCAACATGACAA ACTCCATGGAGTGCTCGAGCTGTCCAGAAGATTTCTGGTCAAGTCCTCAGCGTGACCGTTGTGTGCCAAAGAAAAGAGAGTTCCTCTCCTACCACGAACCCCTCGGCATCTGTTTGACAAGCTTCTCTTTACTAGGCACTTTAATCTGCGCTGTTGTTCTggggatttttatttataatcgcAGCACGCCCATTGTGCGGGCCAACAATTCCGAACTCAGTTTCTTGCTCTTAATGTCACTCAAGCTCTGCTTCCTCTGTTCACTTCTCTTCATTGGTCACCCGAGGTTGTGGACGTGTCAGTTGAGGCACGCAGCGTTTGGCATCAGCTTTGTACTTTGCGTGTCCTGCATATTGGTTAAAACTATGGTCGTTCTGGCTGTGTTCAGGGCCTCCAAACCAGGAGGGGGAGCCAGTCTCAAGTGGTTTGGAGCCATGCAGCAGCGAGGCACAATTATGGCTCTGACTTGCATTCAGGCTGTAGTCTGCATTGCTTGGATTGTCTCTGCCTCACCAAATCCTCATAAAAACATGAATTACTACAAAGACAAGATCGTTTATGAGTGTGACATCGGGTCCACGCTCGGTTTTGCGGTGCTATTAGGCTATATTGCTTTACTGGCTATCCTCAGCTTCCTTCTAGCATTCATGGTAAGAAATCTCCCTGATAACTTCAACGAGGCTAAACTGATTACATTCAGTATGTTAATATTCGGTGCAGTGTGGGTCGCATTTATCCCTGCTTACATCAACTCTCCGGGAAATTACGCGGACGCAGTTGAGGTCTTTGCCATCCTGGCCTCTAGCTTTGGCCTCTTGGTGGCGCTGTTTGGACCAAAATGCTACATAATACTTCTGAGACCAGAGAGGAACACCAAGAAAGCCATCATGGGGCGAGGCACAGACAAGTCTCACAAGCACatttag